One stretch of Cryptosporangium aurantiacum DNA includes these proteins:
- a CDS encoding urea amidolyase associated protein UAAP2 produces the protein MTVETAAPDSRFDWSAPLVPGTVALDDRVAPNAPWSGVVLRGQVLTIVDVGGNQSADCLIYNAHDFAERYSVPDTLAWQGNAYVRTGTVLRSNEGRPLMTVVANEIDRQDTIGGACGKESNTLRYGHHVGYQHGCRENFLTEGSRRGLDARDLVSNLNWFMNVPVEADGALGIVDGMSAPGKRVAVRAEMDVLVLVSNCPQMNNPCNDFDPTPLRMIVVER, from the coding sequence GTGACCGTGGAAACCGCCGCACCGGATTCCCGCTTCGACTGGAGCGCACCGCTCGTCCCGGGCACCGTCGCGCTCGACGACCGGGTCGCCCCGAACGCGCCCTGGTCGGGCGTCGTGCTGCGGGGGCAAGTGCTGACGATCGTCGACGTCGGCGGGAATCAGTCCGCCGACTGCCTGATCTACAACGCGCACGACTTCGCCGAGCGCTACAGCGTTCCGGACACCCTCGCCTGGCAGGGCAATGCCTATGTGCGCACCGGCACTGTGCTGCGCAGCAACGAGGGCCGTCCACTGATGACCGTCGTGGCCAACGAGATCGACCGCCAGGACACGATCGGCGGCGCCTGCGGCAAGGAATCCAACACGCTGCGGTACGGCCACCACGTCGGCTACCAGCACGGTTGCCGGGAGAACTTCCTCACCGAGGGGTCCCGGCGCGGTCTCGACGCCCGCGACCTGGTGTCGAACCTCAACTGGTTCATGAACGTCCCGGTCGAGGCGGACGGCGCCCTCGGCATCGTCGACGGCATGTCCGCGCCCGGCAAGCGCGTCGCCGTGCGCGCCGAGATGGACGTGCTCGTGCTCGTCTCCAACTGTCCCCAGATGAACAACCCGTGCAACGACTTCGATCCCACGCCGCTGCGGATGATCGTGGTCGAGCGATGA
- the uca gene encoding urea carboxylase codes for MTTVLVANRGEIARRIIRTARELGMRSVAVFSDADRAAPHVREADAAVHLGPAPARESYLRHDVILEAARKTNADIIHPGYGFLSENVDFAHAVEAAGIRFAGPAPHQITAFGTKHTARALAEAAGVPLLAGTGLLSSAEEAVAAAEAIGLPVMLKATGGGGGIGMQACATVDDVRDGYARVAALAAANFGSAGIFLERLVRPARHVEVQVFGDGHGRIAILGDRDCSLQRRNQKVIEEAPAPALPAHVRASLHAAARDLLATVDYRSAGTVEFVYDPVREEASFLEVNTRLQVEHPVTEEVFGVDLVALMLLLARDGVVDEDVFTRPWTPRGFAVEARVYAEDPAKDSLPSSGLVTRAVFPALPGVRVDGYVETGLDVSPFYDPMLAKVIAVGDTRDDALDLLGEALDATRVDGIVTNLGLLRALTDEVDLRAAVHSTSTLTHTTDPDPRIDVLAPGPLTTVQDLPGRLGYWHVGVPPSGPFDPVSFAEANLAVGNPAEAPALEVTAGGLTLRFSTPSVVSVTGAELPVTLDGAEVELWTAIDVPADGTLTLGTSNGPGLRSYVAVRGGIDVPTYLGSASTFTLGAFGGHGGRALLAGDVLRPGSPDSADNAALGRVPGPTPADRRPFLTSSWQIGVTEGPHSAPEFFTRDDIDTLYATAYEVHHNSARTGIRLIGPKPTWARPDGGEAGLHPSNIHDTPYAIGALDFTGDTPIILGPDGPSLGGFVCPAVVASGELWKLGQLRPGDSVRFVPVKEVDAAALVDARSAPALLSSGGDGDDGVLAWIGPADDRPSVTYRRDGDDNLLVEYGPMALDLALRMRVHALQETLARHAPDGILDVTPGIRSLQIHTDASKLKARDVASLLRDLEAEVPPTHELVVPSRTVRLPLSWDDPATRLAIERYMAGVRDDAPWCPWNIEFIRRINGLDTADDVYRTVFDASYLVLGLGDVYLGAPVATPLDPRHRLVTTKYNPARTWTAENSVGIGGAYLCIYGMEGPGGYQFVGRTVQIWNRFRRGGLFGENPWALRFFDRIEWYPVTAEELLELRAETAAGRGNFATADGRFSLADYQAFLTENADSIAEFRTRQSAAFEAEKQRWRASGEFDRRDDPEPVAADAVTVPADATAVTASFPATVWQLAASPGDSVAAGDTIMSLEAMKMEMTVTAPITGTLVELYVRSGEQVAPGQVVAAVRS; via the coding sequence TTGACCACGGTCCTGGTCGCGAACCGCGGTGAGATCGCCCGCCGGATCATTCGGACGGCCCGCGAGCTCGGCATGCGGTCCGTGGCGGTCTTCTCCGACGCCGATCGCGCGGCTCCGCACGTCCGGGAGGCCGATGCCGCGGTCCACCTCGGCCCGGCACCGGCGCGCGAGTCCTACCTGCGCCACGACGTGATCCTCGAGGCGGCCCGGAAGACGAACGCCGACATCATCCATCCCGGATACGGATTCCTCTCGGAGAACGTCGACTTCGCTCACGCGGTGGAGGCGGCCGGGATCCGGTTCGCCGGCCCGGCACCGCACCAGATCACCGCGTTCGGCACGAAGCACACGGCGCGGGCACTGGCCGAGGCCGCCGGCGTGCCGCTGCTCGCGGGTACCGGCCTGCTCTCCTCCGCCGAAGAGGCGGTCGCCGCCGCGGAGGCGATCGGGCTCCCGGTCATGCTGAAGGCCACCGGCGGAGGCGGCGGAATCGGCATGCAGGCGTGCGCCACGGTGGATGACGTCCGGGATGGATACGCACGGGTCGCCGCGCTCGCCGCGGCCAACTTCGGCTCCGCCGGCATCTTCCTCGAGCGACTCGTCCGGCCCGCGCGCCACGTCGAGGTCCAGGTCTTCGGCGACGGCCACGGGCGCATCGCGATCCTCGGGGACCGTGACTGTTCACTCCAACGGCGGAACCAGAAGGTCATCGAAGAGGCGCCCGCACCGGCTCTGCCCGCGCACGTCCGCGCGTCACTGCACGCTGCGGCACGCGACCTGTTGGCCACCGTCGACTACCGGAGCGCCGGCACCGTCGAGTTCGTCTACGACCCGGTTCGCGAGGAAGCCTCGTTCCTGGAGGTCAACACCCGGCTGCAGGTCGAGCACCCGGTCACCGAGGAGGTCTTCGGCGTCGACCTGGTCGCGCTGATGCTGCTCCTGGCCCGCGACGGGGTGGTGGACGAGGACGTCTTCACGCGGCCGTGGACGCCCCGCGGCTTCGCGGTCGAGGCCCGGGTCTACGCCGAGGATCCCGCGAAGGACTCGCTGCCGTCCTCCGGCCTGGTCACCCGGGCGGTGTTCCCTGCGCTGCCCGGCGTGCGGGTGGACGGTTACGTCGAGACCGGCCTGGACGTGTCGCCGTTCTACGACCCGATGCTCGCCAAGGTCATCGCGGTCGGCGATACCCGCGACGACGCCCTCGACCTGCTCGGCGAGGCGTTGGACGCCACCCGCGTCGACGGCATCGTCACCAACCTCGGGTTGCTGCGCGCGCTCACCGATGAGGTCGACCTGCGCGCCGCCGTCCACTCGACCAGCACGCTGACGCACACCACCGATCCCGACCCGCGAATCGATGTGCTGGCGCCCGGCCCCCTCACCACCGTCCAGGACCTCCCCGGACGCCTGGGGTACTGGCATGTCGGCGTCCCGCCGAGCGGCCCGTTCGACCCGGTCTCGTTCGCCGAGGCGAATCTCGCGGTCGGCAACCCCGCGGAGGCGCCCGCGCTCGAGGTCACCGCGGGAGGCCTCACGCTCCGGTTCTCCACGCCGTCGGTCGTCAGCGTCACCGGCGCGGAACTTCCGGTGACCCTGGACGGCGCGGAGGTCGAGCTCTGGACCGCGATCGACGTCCCGGCGGACGGCACCCTCACTCTGGGCACCTCGAACGGCCCCGGCCTACGCAGCTACGTCGCCGTCCGCGGCGGCATCGATGTCCCCACGTACCTCGGCAGCGCCTCGACGTTCACGCTCGGCGCCTTCGGCGGCCACGGGGGCCGGGCGCTGCTCGCCGGCGATGTTCTGCGGCCCGGTTCGCCGGACTCGGCTGACAACGCCGCGCTGGGCCGGGTACCCGGGCCGACGCCGGCCGACCGACGCCCGTTCCTCACGTCCTCCTGGCAGATCGGCGTCACCGAGGGCCCGCACTCGGCACCGGAGTTCTTCACCCGCGACGACATCGACACGCTGTACGCCACGGCCTACGAGGTGCACCACAACTCCGCTCGCACCGGCATCCGGCTGATCGGTCCGAAACCGACCTGGGCTAGGCCGGACGGCGGCGAGGCGGGCCTGCACCCGTCCAACATCCACGACACCCCGTACGCGATCGGCGCGCTGGACTTCACCGGGGACACGCCGATCATCCTGGGCCCGGACGGGCCCTCGCTCGGCGGTTTCGTCTGCCCCGCGGTCGTGGCCAGCGGCGAACTCTGGAAACTCGGACAGCTGCGGCCCGGCGACAGCGTCCGGTTCGTGCCCGTCAAGGAGGTCGACGCCGCCGCGCTCGTCGACGCGCGCAGCGCACCAGCCCTGCTCTCGTCCGGCGGGGACGGTGACGACGGAGTTCTGGCGTGGATCGGGCCCGCCGACGACCGGCCGTCGGTGACCTACCGACGCGACGGCGACGACAACCTGCTCGTCGAGTACGGGCCGATGGCACTCGACCTGGCCCTGCGCATGCGGGTGCACGCGCTGCAGGAGACGCTCGCCCGGCACGCGCCGGACGGCATCCTCGACGTCACCCCCGGCATCCGCTCGCTGCAGATCCACACCGACGCGAGCAAGCTCAAGGCCCGTGACGTCGCGAGCCTCCTGCGGGACCTCGAGGCGGAGGTGCCCCCGACGCACGAGCTGGTCGTGCCCTCCCGCACGGTCCGGCTCCCGTTGAGCTGGGACGATCCCGCCACACGGCTGGCCATCGAGCGGTACATGGCCGGCGTTCGCGACGACGCCCCCTGGTGCCCGTGGAACATCGAGTTCATCCGGCGAATCAACGGCCTGGACACCGCCGACGACGTCTACCGCACGGTCTTCGACGCCAGCTACCTCGTGCTCGGACTGGGCGACGTCTACCTGGGCGCGCCCGTCGCCACGCCGCTGGACCCGCGACACCGCCTGGTCACCACCAAGTACAACCCGGCCCGGACCTGGACGGCCGAGAACTCCGTCGGCATCGGCGGCGCCTACCTGTGCATCTACGGCATGGAGGGCCCCGGCGGCTACCAATTCGTCGGCCGCACCGTGCAGATCTGGAACCGGTTCCGCCGAGGTGGGCTCTTCGGCGAGAACCCGTGGGCGCTGCGGTTCTTCGACCGCATCGAGTGGTACCCCGTCACCGCGGAGGAACTACTGGAGTTGCGCGCCGAGACCGCCGCCGGCCGCGGAAACTTCGCGACGGCCGACGGCAGATTCTCCCTCGCCGACTACCAGGCGTTCCTGACCGAGAACGCCGACTCGATCGCGGAGTTCCGGACCCGCCAGTCGGCCGCCTTCGAGGCCGAGAAGCAACGCTGGCGCGCGTCGGGCGAGTTCGACCGGCGCGACGATCCCGAGCCCGTCGCGGCCGACGCCGTCACCGTGCCGGCCGACGCCACCGCTGTCACCGCGTCCTTCCCGGCGACGGTGTGGCAACTGGCCGCCTCTCCGGGCGACAGCGTCGCGGCCGGCGACACGATCATGTCCTTGGAGGCGATGAAGATGGAGATGACGGTGACCGCACCGATCACCGGCACCCTCGTCGAGCTGTACGTCCGCTCCGGGGAGCAGGTGGCGCCCGGCCAGGTCGTCGCGGCGGTGCGGTCGTGA
- a CDS encoding allophanate hydrolase: MNGTVTERVAAAFDRIEAADRPEVWISVRDRDEVLREAASVDPALPLAGLVFAVKDNIDVAGLPTTAASASYTYRPAADATAVRRLRDAGALVVGKTNLDQFATGLVGTRSPYGAVRNAWHPARISGGSSSGSGVAVALGLVDFALGTDTAGSGRVPAALNGIVGIKPTKGLVPVTGVVPACYSLDCVTVFARDLALGRAVAEMMEGVDPADPLSRVAQPTAAAPARPRLAVPAAEHLDGLAPGWKDAFAAAVRRFASVGAEIVEVDIAPLLEAAALLYGGAFVAERYAAVGAHLEKHPELIGTDLDPVVAGIVLGGKDKTAADWAEDTARLAALGSAGRAALAGCAALLTPTTTSHPTLADVAADPVGANARMGRYTNYANLLDMASLAVPAGFVDGLPFGVMLTGPAFSDRTLAELAGRFANPGIDVFVVGAHLTGQPLNVELVTAGGTLVASTTTAPAYALHALATDPPKPGLVRVGSGGSSIKGELWRLPASGFGAFVATVPAPLAIGTVVLADGSSVSGFVAEPAALENAPDISHLGGWRDYLATAAR, from the coding sequence GTGAACGGCACCGTTACCGAGCGGGTCGCGGCCGCGTTCGACCGGATCGAGGCTGCCGACCGGCCCGAGGTGTGGATCTCGGTACGCGACCGCGACGAGGTGCTCCGCGAAGCCGCCTCCGTCGACCCGGCACTGCCGCTGGCCGGCCTGGTATTCGCAGTCAAGGACAACATCGACGTCGCCGGCCTGCCGACCACCGCCGCGTCGGCGTCGTACACCTACCGTCCGGCCGCCGACGCGACCGCGGTCCGGCGGCTCCGCGACGCCGGCGCCCTCGTCGTCGGCAAGACGAACCTCGACCAGTTCGCCACCGGTCTGGTCGGCACCCGCAGCCCCTACGGCGCGGTACGCAACGCGTGGCACCCGGCGCGAATCTCCGGCGGATCGTCGTCCGGCTCCGGGGTCGCCGTGGCGCTCGGCCTGGTCGACTTCGCCCTCGGCACCGACACCGCCGGCTCCGGACGCGTCCCCGCCGCCCTCAACGGCATCGTCGGGATCAAGCCCACCAAGGGACTCGTCCCGGTCACCGGCGTGGTTCCCGCCTGCTACAGCCTCGACTGCGTCACGGTCTTCGCGCGCGACCTCGCACTGGGCCGTGCCGTGGCCGAGATGATGGAGGGAGTCGACCCCGCCGACCCGCTGTCGCGCGTCGCGCAGCCCACCGCTGCGGCACCGGCCCGCCCGCGCCTCGCCGTACCGGCGGCCGAGCACCTCGACGGGCTCGCGCCAGGGTGGAAGGACGCTTTCGCGGCGGCCGTCCGGCGCTTCGCGAGCGTCGGCGCCGAGATCGTCGAGGTCGACATCGCACCGCTGCTCGAAGCAGCGGCACTGCTCTACGGTGGCGCGTTCGTCGCCGAGCGCTACGCCGCGGTGGGCGCGCACCTCGAGAAGCATCCCGAGCTGATCGGGACCGATCTGGACCCGGTCGTCGCGGGCATCGTTCTCGGCGGAAAGGACAAGACGGCTGCCGACTGGGCCGAGGACACCGCCCGGCTGGCCGCGCTCGGCAGCGCCGGCCGGGCCGCGCTCGCAGGCTGCGCCGCCCTTCTCACGCCGACGACGACCTCGCACCCGACGCTGGCCGACGTCGCCGCGGATCCGGTCGGCGCCAACGCGCGCATGGGCCGCTACACGAACTACGCCAACCTCCTGGACATGGCGTCCCTGGCCGTCCCCGCGGGTTTCGTCGACGGGTTGCCGTTCGGCGTCATGCTCACCGGGCCCGCGTTCAGCGACCGCACGTTAGCCGAGCTCGCCGGCCGGTTCGCCAACCCCGGCATCGACGTCTTCGTCGTCGGCGCCCACCTCACCGGCCAGCCTCTCAACGTCGAGCTGGTCACCGCCGGCGGGACCCTCGTCGCGTCGACCACCACCGCGCCGGCGTACGCGCTGCACGCGCTGGCCACCGATCCGCCCAAGCCCGGCCTGGTTCGGGTCGGCAGCGGCGGAAGCAGCATCAAGGGTGAGCTGTGGCGGCTGCCGGCGAGCGGATTCGGAGCATTCGTCGCGACGGTTCCGGCGCCGCTGGCGATCGGTACGGTCGTCCTCGCCGACGGATCCTCGGTCAGCGGCTTCGTCGCCGAACCCGCGGCGCTGGAGAACGCACCCGACATCAGCCACCTCGGCGGGTGGCGCGACTACCTCGCGACGGCCGCCCGGT